From a single Polynucleobacter asymbioticus QLW-P1DMWA-1 genomic region:
- the murJ gene encoding murein biosynthesis integral membrane protein MurJ, whose product MNLLSAAAKVSCLTMLSRITGLLRETLIARSFGASEWTDAFNVAFRLPNLLRRLFAEGAFSQAFVPILGEIATNEDQTKAQTLINAVATLLFWALLLTVALGVIGAPLLILVIATGFSGGPAYEASVVMTRIMFPYIGLISMVSLSAGILNTFHRFAIPAFTPVLLNLALITSAIFLAPHLEQPIYALSIGVLLGGVLQLAIQVPALSRLGLLPRIGLLPDAIKAAAANPEARRVMKLMGPAVFAVSVAQISLIINTNIASRLQAGSVSWLSYADRLMEFPTALLGVALGTVLLPSLSKANAKNDLEHAGELLIWGLQLTFLLAAPSAMALFLFGEPLAAVLYHYGKFNALDVLMTQRALAAYGVGLIGLILVKILAPGFYSRQDIRTPVKIGLLVLVATQLANLVFVPWLGHAGLALSVGTGACLNAALLWIGLHRRGALPSSAWMKYLGQLFLALIPFSAVLFYGANHYNWIALQAQPWTRIGLVALFLSVAALVYFSALAAVGIRWQKFLRHAK is encoded by the coding sequence ATGAACTTGCTTTCTGCCGCCGCCAAGGTTAGCTGCTTAACCATGCTTTCCCGCATTACGGGACTCCTACGGGAGACTCTGATTGCCCGTAGTTTCGGGGCTTCAGAGTGGACAGATGCCTTTAATGTAGCTTTTAGACTACCCAATTTACTGCGCCGTCTATTTGCTGAGGGGGCCTTTTCTCAGGCTTTTGTCCCGATTTTAGGTGAAATTGCCACAAATGAAGACCAAACTAAGGCTCAAACCCTCATTAATGCCGTCGCCACCCTCTTATTTTGGGCTTTGCTGCTCACGGTAGCACTAGGGGTTATTGGGGCCCCTCTGCTCATTTTGGTGATTGCTACGGGCTTTAGCGGTGGCCCGGCTTATGAAGCCAGCGTAGTCATGACCAGAATCATGTTCCCCTACATCGGTCTGATTTCGATGGTTTCGCTGTCGGCTGGAATTTTGAACACCTTCCATCGCTTTGCCATTCCGGCCTTTACTCCCGTTCTGCTAAATCTCGCCTTAATTACTAGCGCCATCTTTTTGGCGCCACATTTAGAGCAACCGATTTATGCACTAAGTATTGGCGTTCTCTTGGGCGGCGTTTTGCAGCTAGCCATTCAGGTTCCAGCGCTTTCTCGCCTAGGACTTTTGCCGCGCATCGGTTTACTACCTGATGCAATCAAGGCTGCCGCCGCGAACCCCGAGGCAAGACGCGTAATGAAACTGATGGGGCCAGCAGTGTTTGCAGTATCTGTTGCGCAAATCTCCCTCATCATTAATACGAATATTGCATCACGCTTACAGGCTGGGAGTGTCTCTTGGTTGTCCTATGCTGATCGCTTAATGGAGTTTCCAACTGCTTTACTCGGCGTTGCTTTGGGCACTGTCCTCTTACCAAGCCTAAGCAAAGCGAATGCTAAAAATGATTTAGAACATGCGGGTGAACTGTTGATCTGGGGTTTGCAGCTGACTTTCCTATTGGCTGCGCCCAGCGCGATGGCGCTCTTTTTATTTGGCGAGCCGCTGGCTGCAGTTCTGTATCACTATGGAAAATTCAATGCGCTTGATGTTTTGATGACTCAACGCGCTTTAGCAGCCTATGGCGTAGGGCTCATTGGTCTAATCTTAGTAAAGATTTTGGCGCCCGGTTTTTACTCGCGCCAAGATATTCGCACCCCAGTCAAAATTGGCTTACTGGTACTTGTTGCCACCCAGTTAGCCAACCTTGTTTTCGTCCCCTGGCTGGGACATGCTGGACTAGCCCTATCGGTAGGCACGGGTGCCTGCCTCAATGCAGCCCTTCTCTGGATTGGCCTCCATAGGCGCGGGGCACTACCTAGCTCCGCTTGGATGAAGTACCTAGGACAGTTATTTTTGGCCCTGATTCCGTTCTCCGCAGTACTTTTTTATGGCGCAAATCATTACAACTGGATCGCCCTTCAAGCTCAACCCTGGACGAGGATTGGCCTGGTTGCCTTGTTCTTAAGCGTGGCAGCCCTGGTTTACTTTAGCGCCCTGGCCGCCGTTGGAATTCGCTGGCAAAAATTCTTGCGTCATGCAAAATAG
- a CDS encoding SirB1 family protein, with product MPTQQLDYFTSLVTEDEHFPLTEAAIAVAQHAYPDLDVQGILDHLDELGNKLKLRVTPETSPIQRLQILKHFFYNELGFGPNPNDFYAPENSYLHQVIENRRGVPISLAILMMELGQQIGLKIRGVSFPNHFMMRISLQQGEVIMDPLTGESLSKHELQEMLDPYLDAKGYRGELSLPLNVFLRASSPREILSRFLRNLKMIYSEHERWERLLGIQERMVILLPDSIEEVRDRGLIFAQLEYLRPALADMHRYLSEAPGAEDANDIREHIATLESQTKLH from the coding sequence ATGCCAACACAACAACTCGACTACTTCACCTCCCTCGTCACTGAAGATGAACACTTCCCTTTAACGGAAGCTGCCATCGCAGTAGCGCAACACGCTTATCCGGATTTGGATGTGCAGGGCATATTGGATCACTTAGATGAGCTTGGCAACAAACTGAAATTGCGTGTGACGCCTGAAACTTCACCTATTCAGCGCTTACAAATTCTGAAGCATTTCTTTTATAACGAGTTAGGCTTTGGTCCTAACCCAAATGATTTTTATGCGCCCGAGAATTCTTATCTACATCAGGTTATAGAAAACCGTAGAGGTGTGCCAATTTCATTAGCCATTCTGATGATGGAGTTAGGCCAACAAATTGGTTTAAAAATTCGTGGTGTTTCATTCCCGAATCACTTCATGATGCGCATTTCTTTGCAACAGGGCGAAGTGATCATGGATCCATTAACTGGCGAATCTCTCTCTAAGCATGAGCTACAAGAAATGCTCGACCCCTACCTAGATGCTAAAGGGTATCGAGGTGAGCTCAGTCTTCCCTTAAACGTTTTCTTGCGAGCCTCTAGCCCTCGAGAGATACTGTCGCGTTTCCTAAGAAACCTCAAAATGATCTATTCCGAGCATGAGCGTTGGGAACGTCTGCTGGGAATTCAGGAGCGGATGGTAATTTTGCTCCCCGACTCGATTGAAGAAGTACGTGATCGTGGACTCATCTTTGCACAGCTTGAATACCTCCGTCCCGCATTAGCAGATATGCATCGCTATTTGAGCGAAGCTCCTGGAGCGGAAGATGCTAACGATATTCGCGAGCACATTGCCACTCTAGAGAGTCAAACTAAACTTCACTAG
- a CDS encoding VTT domain-containing protein, protein MDTLLQLSDLLLHIDRHLDVVIQQYGPWAYGLLFAIVFAETGLVVAPFLPGDSLLFIAGAYCATEHFNMWTLCIGLLIAAVMGNTVNYFIGRWIGKRVFSSKSRWIDQGALLKTHAFYEKHGGKTIVLARFLPIIRTFAPFIAGVSEMNFSRFQLFNITGAALWVFSLVVAGYFFGNIPIIRQNLNVIVLIGVGAAALPVILAAVYKIFRRK, encoded by the coding sequence ATTGATACCCTTTTGCAATTAAGTGATTTACTGCTGCACATTGACCGACATTTGGATGTGGTCATTCAGCAATATGGTCCTTGGGCCTATGGCTTGTTATTTGCCATTGTTTTTGCAGAAACTGGTTTAGTCGTTGCTCCATTCTTGCCTGGTGATTCCTTATTGTTTATTGCGGGCGCTTATTGCGCTACTGAGCATTTCAATATGTGGACGCTTTGCATTGGCCTACTCATCGCAGCTGTGATGGGCAATACAGTGAATTATTTCATCGGGCGTTGGATTGGAAAGAGAGTGTTTAGCAGTAAGTCACGCTGGATCGATCAGGGCGCCTTATTGAAGACCCATGCGTTTTATGAAAAACATGGCGGCAAGACTATCGTCTTGGCACGCTTTTTGCCAATTATTCGCACCTTTGCACCATTCATTGCGGGCGTGTCTGAAATGAATTTTTCACGCTTTCAGTTGTTCAATATTACTGGTGCGGCTTTATGGGTATTTAGCTTAGTCGTTGCCGGATATTTCTTTGGCAACATTCCCATCATTCGTCAAAACCTCAACGTGATTGTTTTGATTGGTGTGGGTGCAGCAGCTTTGCCAGTGATTCTCGCTGCTGTATATAAAATTTTCCGACGCAAGTAA
- the miaA gene encoding tRNA (adenosine(37)-N6)-dimethylallyltransferase MiaA: MQTEPYIQPMQSPDFKPILCIVGPTGAGKTHLAMSLAEHAQSIGLTVELISMDSALVYRGLNIGSAKPSKEEQATVIHHLIDILEPTEVYSAARFAKDAKQLCEDIRSRGNIPVVVGGTMLYWRAWAHGLSSLPPANTDIRARLDEEGKSLGWPAMHTKLAQIDPETAARLKPNDSQRVQRALEVFEITGKPMSALLAESPSEDGREGSVIPPWINLVSLEPSDRKRLHLNLEKRFDEMLVGGLLEEVKTLKANVALHADLPAIRSVGYRQVWEYLDGQTDWEEMRYKSLAATRQLGKRQLTWLRAMTGRNTFDPFNPNELKAALDFCKRNLV; this comes from the coding sequence ATGCAAACTGAACCCTACATTCAGCCTATGCAGTCACCAGACTTCAAGCCCATTCTTTGTATTGTTGGCCCTACTGGTGCAGGCAAAACCCATCTCGCCATGTCTCTTGCCGAGCATGCTCAATCTATTGGTTTAACTGTAGAGCTGATTAGTATGGATTCAGCGCTGGTTTATCGAGGCCTAAATATTGGAAGTGCTAAACCAAGCAAAGAAGAGCAAGCCACAGTAATCCACCATCTGATTGATATCTTGGAGCCCACTGAAGTCTATTCAGCTGCGCGATTTGCCAAAGATGCGAAACAACTCTGTGAAGACATTCGGAGCCGCGGAAATATTCCGGTGGTCGTGGGTGGAACAATGTTGTATTGGCGGGCATGGGCTCACGGACTCTCTTCTCTGCCACCAGCCAATACAGACATTCGGGCTCGCTTAGATGAAGAAGGGAAATCGCTTGGTTGGCCAGCGATGCATACCAAGCTCGCCCAGATTGACCCTGAAACAGCCGCACGTTTAAAGCCAAATGATTCCCAACGGGTACAGCGCGCCCTAGAGGTCTTTGAAATTACGGGCAAGCCAATGTCAGCCTTGTTAGCTGAATCGCCCAGCGAGGATGGTAGAGAAGGTTCTGTGATACCTCCCTGGATCAACCTGGTTTCTCTTGAACCGAGTGATCGTAAAAGACTGCATCTCAATTTAGAAAAACGTTTTGATGAAATGCTTGTTGGTGGGCTACTTGAGGAAGTGAAAACTTTAAAGGCAAATGTAGCTTTGCATGCCGATCTACCTGCGATTCGCTCGGTTGGGTACCGTCAAGTTTGGGAATATCTTGATGGGCAAACTGATTGGGAAGAGATGCGCTACAAGTCGCTAGCCGCTACAAGGCAGCTTGGCAAACGGCAACTCACCTGGTTACGTGCGATGACTGGCAGAAACACCTTTGACCCCTTCAACCCAAATGAGTTAAAGGCGGCCTTAGATTTTTGTAAGCGTAATTTAGTTTAA
- the purM gene encoding phosphoribosylformylglycinamidine cyclo-ligase, producing MTSSTNSPSQGLSYRDAGVDIDAGDDLVDRIKPLAKKTMREGVLAGIGGFGALFEVPKRYKEPVLVSGTDGVGTKLRLAFEWNRHDTIGQDLVAMSVNDILVQGAEPLFFLDYFACGKLTVDTAATVVGGIAQGCELSGCALIGGETAEMPGMYPPGEYDLAGFAVGAVEKSKIITGKTIVPGDLVLAIGSSGAHSNGYSLVRKIIERAGAKPSDDLGGRSLGDVVMAPTEIYVKPLLKLISEIDVKGMAHITGGGLVDNVPRVLPENTQAVLHRDSWQMPELFRWLQMKGGVADAEMVRVFNCGIGMVVIVAPDQADTAIKSLTAQGLKAWTVGEVVERPQGAPQTIVI from the coding sequence ATGACCTCTTCTACTAATTCCCCATCCCAAGGCCTTTCTTACCGTGACGCCGGTGTTGATATTGATGCGGGGGATGACTTAGTTGACCGTATTAAGCCCTTGGCTAAAAAAACCATGCGGGAAGGTGTTTTGGCTGGAATTGGTGGCTTTGGGGCACTTTTTGAGGTTCCTAAGCGTTATAAGGAGCCAGTATTGGTTTCGGGTACCGATGGTGTTGGAACGAAATTAAGGCTTGCTTTCGAGTGGAATCGTCACGATACGATTGGTCAGGACTTGGTGGCTATGAGCGTGAACGATATTTTGGTCCAAGGTGCCGAACCCCTCTTTTTCTTGGATTACTTTGCCTGTGGCAAGTTGACCGTAGACACTGCTGCAACAGTAGTTGGTGGTATTGCTCAGGGGTGTGAGCTTTCAGGCTGTGCGTTGATTGGTGGCGAGACGGCAGAAATGCCTGGAATGTACCCACCAGGTGAATATGATTTGGCAGGTTTTGCGGTGGGCGCTGTTGAGAAATCAAAAATCATTACCGGGAAAACGATTGTTCCGGGCGATCTTGTTTTGGCAATCGGGTCTAGCGGTGCACATTCAAATGGTTACTCTTTAGTGAGAAAAATTATTGAGCGTGCGGGTGCAAAGCCAAGCGATGATTTAGGTGGCCGCTCATTAGGTGATGTGGTGATGGCCCCGACCGAAATTTATGTCAAACCACTCTTAAAACTCATCTCTGAAATCGATGTCAAGGGAATGGCGCATATCACCGGTGGTGGTTTAGTGGATAACGTTCCTCGCGTACTCCCTGAGAATACTCAAGCTGTACTGCATCGTGATAGCTGGCAAATGCCAGAACTCTTCCGCTGGCTTCAGATGAAGGGTGGCGTTGCCGATGCAGAAATGGTTCGCGTATTTAACTGCGGTATTGGCATGGTGGTCATAGTTGCCCCCGATCAAGCCGACACTGCTATCAAATCGTTAACTGCTCAAGGCTTAAAAGCGTGGACGGTTGGTGAGGTTGTTGAACGTCCTCAGGGCGCGCCGCAGACTATTGTTATCTAA
- a CDS encoding AI-2E family transporter: MAEIFTPFLAAFILAYILRPAFLWLERRRVPSPLAAGLSIIFGLGIVGAILSLFIGLLKTEVPMIKEQLPTWIANTQAWLGPKLADLHINMDWGHLKTLASQKISEHISENADELMSTTLDTVLMSGSSVITGFVNAVLILFVMFYLLIDWAQFFQYIKNLVPPRAQETIHHLAMHTDGLLSQYLNGMVIVISIMSAFYSIGLSLIGLKGAVALGIFTALMIVIPYIGITIGFTLAIISALLQFGPQKELVAVMGLYGLGQFLEGFILTPRLVGERIGLHPVVVLFALLLFGKLFGFFGVLLALPISAVSLVMVQYLWSVYTQSNWYKK; this comes from the coding sequence ATGGCCGAAATTTTTACCCCTTTTCTTGCTGCTTTCATCCTAGCTTATATCCTAAGGCCCGCTTTTCTTTGGCTTGAGAGGCGTCGGGTGCCTTCTCCGCTGGCTGCTGGCCTCAGTATCATTTTTGGCCTAGGCATCGTGGGCGCGATATTGAGCCTGTTTATTGGTCTACTCAAAACTGAAGTACCCATGATCAAAGAGCAGTTGCCAACCTGGATTGCGAACACTCAAGCATGGTTAGGACCTAAATTGGCCGACCTTCATATCAACATGGATTGGGGTCATCTCAAAACTCTTGCCTCTCAAAAAATATCTGAACACATTAGTGAGAACGCAGATGAGTTGATGAGTACCACTCTGGATACGGTCCTCATGTCTGGAAGTTCTGTCATTACTGGATTTGTAAATGCTGTACTAATTTTATTTGTGATGTTTTACCTGCTAATTGATTGGGCCCAGTTCTTTCAGTACATCAAAAATTTAGTACCGCCTCGCGCCCAAGAGACAATTCACCATCTAGCAATGCATACCGATGGACTACTTTCTCAGTATCTCAATGGGATGGTGATTGTTATCTCTATCATGTCTGCGTTTTATAGTATTGGCCTGAGCCTCATCGGACTCAAAGGTGCAGTTGCACTGGGCATCTTCACGGCACTCATGATTGTGATTCCCTACATTGGCATCACTATTGGGTTTACTCTAGCGATCATCTCTGCCTTACTTCAATTTGGACCGCAAAAAGAATTGGTTGCTGTGATGGGCTTGTATGGACTAGGCCAATTCCTGGAAGGCTTCATCCTTACACCCCGCTTGGTGGGCGAGCGTATTGGCCTGCATCCTGTAGTCGTTTTATTTGCCTTGTTGCTCTTTGGAAAACTCTTTGGATTTTTTGGAGTACTACTAGCTTTGCCGATTAGTGCAGTGAGCTTAGTAATGGTTCAATATCTTTGGTCGGTTTACACACAAAGCAATTGGTATAAAAAATAA
- the hda gene encoding DnaA regulatory inactivator Hda codes for MNTSSLPKQFALDLSHSPKASLDNYLCSKDLALLSTLHALCKSWGDVASKQSTNPLNHRWIYWWGPEGSGRTHLLDAIDNAAQNAGIECFSLSPSEPTAWVRLEEKMSALAQAESPSVITVDDVDRLDERLVGALFRILNGVQASKNIHIFMAGKAAPANLELREDLRTRLGWGLVFQTQLLDDSEKIQALEQAAKARGLVLSPDVLPWLLNRFYRDMPNLMALIDALDAYSLETKRAVTLPLVRELLQPK; via the coding sequence ATGAATACATCCTCACTGCCGAAACAATTTGCGTTAGACCTCAGCCACTCGCCAAAAGCTAGTCTAGATAATTATTTATGTAGCAAAGATCTTGCGTTGTTATCGACTTTGCATGCGCTTTGTAAATCGTGGGGAGATGTTGCTAGTAAACAATCTACCAACCCCCTTAATCATCGATGGATTTATTGGTGGGGGCCAGAAGGTTCTGGGCGCACGCATTTACTAGATGCAATTGATAATGCTGCACAGAATGCTGGAATTGAATGCTTTTCCTTAAGCCCAAGTGAACCTACTGCTTGGGTACGACTAGAAGAAAAAATGTCTGCTCTTGCGCAAGCAGAGTCGCCATCGGTCATTACGGTGGACGATGTGGATCGCCTAGATGAGCGGTTAGTTGGCGCCTTATTTCGTATTCTGAATGGTGTTCAGGCCAGCAAAAATATTCATATTTTCATGGCCGGCAAAGCAGCGCCAGCCAACTTAGAGCTACGCGAAGACCTGAGAACCCGCCTGGGCTGGGGTTTGGTCTTTCAAACGCAGCTTTTAGACGATAGTGAGAAAATACAGGCTTTAGAGCAAGCGGCTAAAGCGAGAGGTCTCGTTTTATCGCCCGATGTATTGCCTTGGTTGCTAAATCGCTTTTATCGCGATATGCCCAATTTAATGGCCTTAATCGATGCTTTGGATGCTTATTCACTAGAAACAAAACGTGCTGTAACCTTGCCTCTTGTACGCGAGCTTTTGCAGCCAAAATAA
- a CDS encoding histidinol-phosphatase — protein MTQLALFDLDHTLLPCDSDYEWGQFLARIGVVDSEYYARQNERFYQDYKEGKLDIHEFLRFALKPLSEHSREQLKEWHDAFMDEVINGQLREQALDLVKRHQDAGDLCCVITATNSFVTRPIVESFGIEHLIATEPATQENNPLANYTGEVQGIPNFREGKIQNLQAWLAKQKLNLDTLPRSYFYSDSMNDLPLLEQVSHPVATNPDDRLRNEARLRNWPILELFA, from the coding sequence GTGACCCAGTTAGCTCTTTTCGATTTAGACCATACTCTTCTACCCTGCGATAGTGATTACGAGTGGGGCCAATTTTTGGCTCGCATCGGTGTCGTCGATAGCGAATACTATGCTCGTCAAAACGAACGTTTTTATCAGGACTACAAAGAAGGTAAGCTCGATATTCATGAATTTTTACGTTTTGCTTTAAAGCCTCTCTCAGAGCATTCTCGAGAACAACTCAAAGAATGGCATGACGCATTTATGGATGAAGTAATCAATGGTCAATTGCGTGAACAAGCGCTAGATTTAGTAAAGCGCCACCAAGATGCAGGTGACTTATGTTGCGTCATCACAGCAACTAATAGCTTTGTCACGCGCCCCATCGTAGAAAGCTTTGGCATTGAACACCTCATTGCGACCGAGCCTGCCACCCAAGAAAATAATCCCTTAGCCAATTACACCGGCGAAGTTCAGGGCATCCCCAATTTTCGCGAAGGCAAGATTCAGAACCTTCAGGCTTGGCTAGCCAAGCAAAAATTAAATCTAGATACCTTACCGCGCAGTTATTTTTATTCCGACTCTATGAATGACTTGCCGCTGCTTGAGCAAGTAAGCCATCCAGTCGCCACCAATCCAGATGACCGGCTTCGCAATGAAGCGCGCCTACGCAACTGGCCTATTCTCGAGCTATTTGCATGA
- the pcnB gene encoding polynucleotide adenylyltransferase PcnB — protein sequence MITKFIKRILRRDPMVKHSQTHDSSAPKRIQKKSHRIDPHLLSKNAVKVTHTLQQAGYEAFIVGGAVRDLVLGIEPKDFDVATNATPEQVQRLFRKARLIGRRFQIVHVTFFGKGHPEIIEVSTFRALLDNAGDHVAESGRILRDNVWGSQGEDAARRDFTINAMYYDPSTETVLDYHGGMADMQKKTLRMIGDPAKRYREDPIRMLRAIRFAAKTGFALDPNTRSPIAKLGTLLHDVPSARLFDEILKLLMSGYSWAAIQGLRDAGLHHGLLPLLDHILDSGADSKGANDFVKLALANTDQRIQSGKSVSAGFLFATLLWPDLLKNWKANIAKGMSNIPALHDAMDDTIATQSEGMTIQRRFESDMREIWSMQPRFEKRVGRYPYRLIESPRFRAGYDFMLLRCATGEQHPALGEWWTSFIAADPDGQDALMLSAKNETGNPAGSPAKRRRRRKPKSAAPSEGAPS from the coding sequence ATGATTACTAAATTTATTAAACGTATTTTGCGTCGTGACCCAATGGTCAAGCATTCGCAAACGCATGACTCAAGCGCTCCAAAACGCATCCAAAAAAAATCTCACCGCATTGATCCACACCTGCTTTCTAAAAACGCAGTTAAAGTCACTCATACCCTGCAACAGGCTGGCTATGAAGCCTTTATTGTTGGCGGCGCTGTGCGTGATCTCGTACTGGGTATTGAGCCAAAAGATTTTGATGTGGCCACCAATGCTACGCCTGAACAAGTCCAAAGATTATTTCGTAAAGCACGCTTGATTGGTCGTCGCTTTCAGATTGTGCACGTGACCTTTTTTGGTAAAGGTCATCCCGAGATTATTGAAGTTTCTACTTTTAGAGCCCTATTGGATAACGCCGGAGATCACGTAGCAGAAAGTGGTCGCATATTGCGCGATAACGTCTGGGGCTCGCAAGGTGAAGATGCTGCACGTCGCGATTTCACAATCAACGCAATGTATTACGACCCAAGTACTGAAACGGTATTGGACTATCACGGCGGTATGGCCGATATGCAAAAGAAAACTTTGCGCATGATTGGCGACCCAGCTAAACGCTATCGTGAAGATCCTATTCGCATGTTGCGCGCAATTCGCTTTGCTGCCAAAACGGGCTTTGCTTTAGATCCTAATACACGCAGCCCAATCGCCAAACTGGGCACGCTATTACATGACGTACCTTCAGCCAGACTTTTTGATGAGATTCTGAAGCTCCTGATGTCAGGCTATTCTTGGGCGGCTATTCAAGGCTTAAGAGATGCCGGCCTTCATCACGGCTTACTACCTCTGTTAGATCACATCCTGGACAGTGGGGCAGATTCCAAAGGGGCCAATGATTTTGTAAAACTGGCCTTGGCCAATACTGATCAGCGTATTCAGTCCGGCAAAAGCGTATCTGCAGGATTCTTATTTGCCACATTGCTATGGCCTGATCTACTAAAGAACTGGAAAGCCAATATAGCCAAAGGGATGTCTAATATTCCAGCCCTGCATGATGCAATGGACGACACCATCGCCACGCAAAGCGAGGGAATGACTATCCAGCGTCGCTTTGAGAGTGATATGCGAGAAATCTGGTCTATGCAGCCCCGTTTTGAGAAACGCGTGGGTCGCTACCCATATCGCCTGATTGAATCGCCACGATTTAGAGCGGGTTATGACTTCATGCTCTTGCGCTGTGCGACCGGAGAACAACATCCCGCGCTTGGCGAATGGTGGACAAGCTTTATTGCTGCCGATCCAGACGGGCAAGACGCCCTAATGCTAAGCGCTAAAAATGAGACAGGTAATCCAGCGGGCTCACCGGCTAAAAGGCGGAGACGAAGAAAGCCGAAATCGGCAGCGCCCTCAGAAGGTGCACCAAGCTAA
- the folK gene encoding 2-amino-4-hydroxy-6-hydroxymethyldihydropteridine diphosphokinase, with protein sequence MARAYIGFGGNIGDTRQLITDAIVCLALRSELQILAKSCFYQSAPVEATGGDYINAVIEIDTQLSPYGLLHVCQSIEQEFGRERPYLNAPRTLDLDILHFEGINQNETQLTLPHPRIIERSFVLLPLLEIAPDFFLPHLGELKAYLPKVANQRIEKLPCRNCNCGEKDVYSQTTH encoded by the coding sequence ATGGCACGGGCTTATATCGGATTTGGTGGCAATATCGGTGACACACGTCAGCTCATTACTGACGCGATTGTCTGCTTGGCTTTGCGCTCAGAATTACAAATCCTAGCTAAAAGTTGTTTTTATCAAAGCGCTCCAGTGGAGGCTACTGGCGGCGACTACATTAACGCTGTTATCGAAATTGATACTCAACTCTCACCTTACGGGTTATTACATGTCTGCCAATCGATCGAACAAGAGTTTGGCCGAGAGCGTCCTTATCTGAATGCACCGCGCACCCTAGATCTGGATATTTTGCATTTTGAAGGCATCAATCAAAATGAGACGCAGTTAACACTACCCCACCCAAGGATTATTGAGCGCTCCTTTGTGCTACTTCCTTTACTGGAGATTGCCCCTGATTTTTTCCTCCCCCATTTAGGCGAGCTCAAAGCCTATTTACCAAAAGTGGCGAACCAAAGAATCGAAAAACTACCCTGCCGTAACTGTAATTGCGGGGAAAAAGACGTTTATAGCCAAACGACGCATTAA
- the panB gene encoding 3-methyl-2-oxobutanoate hydroxymethyltransferase, whose amino-acid sequence MGYLQGEKPITITKLLAMHAEGEKISMLTAYDSTMSALLNRCGVETILIGDSLGNVIQGHSSTTPVTVEQMVYHTECVARANSHAFLISDLPFASYGDPIQALDSAALLMRAGADMVKLEGGGDWQVDVIRYLVERSVPVCAHLGLLPQSVHVLGGYKVQGKSKDTATLMLEQALACQEAGAQMTVLEAIPSSLGEKITAELHIPTIGIGAGPDCSGQVLVLQDMLGISPGKPPKFVKNFMDGHHSVEAAIKAYVREVKAGKFPSPEYGFAG is encoded by the coding sequence ATGGGTTACTTACAAGGCGAAAAGCCAATCACAATCACTAAGCTCCTCGCAATGCACGCTGAGGGTGAAAAGATTTCGATGCTCACCGCATACGATTCCACCATGTCTGCATTACTCAATCGTTGTGGAGTGGAAACTATCTTGATTGGCGATTCGCTTGGCAACGTCATTCAAGGTCACTCCAGTACTACGCCGGTTACTGTCGAGCAAATGGTTTATCACACAGAGTGTGTAGCGCGCGCTAATAGCCATGCATTTTTGATTTCTGACTTGCCATTTGCGAGTTATGGCGACCCCATCCAAGCATTAGATTCTGCCGCCTTACTCATGCGCGCTGGCGCTGATATGGTCAAGCTTGAAGGTGGTGGAGACTGGCAAGTAGACGTCATTCGATATTTAGTAGAGCGAAGTGTTCCCGTGTGTGCGCACTTAGGTTTACTACCTCAATCAGTTCATGTGCTCGGGGGATACAAAGTTCAAGGCAAATCAAAAGATACCGCCACCCTGATGCTTGAACAAGCACTTGCATGCCAAGAGGCCGGCGCTCAAATGACTGTTCTTGAAGCGATCCCATCTTCACTCGGTGAAAAAATCACCGCCGAACTTCATATTCCTACGATTGGCATTGGCGCTGGGCCAGACTGCTCTGGCCAGGTTCTAGTGCTGCAGGACATGCTGGGCATCAGCCCCGGTAAACCGCCGAAGTTTGTTAAAAACTTTATGGATGGCCACCACTCAGTCGAGGCAGCCATCAAGGCTTATGTGCGTGAAGTGAAAGCTGGTAAGTTTCCTAGCCCCGAATACGGCTTCGCAGGCTAG